Proteins from a single region of Ananas comosus cultivar F153 linkage group 3, ASM154086v1, whole genome shotgun sequence:
- the LOC109707113 gene encoding putative disease resistance protein RGA4, producing MALGFVASQGNVRMEDLATTYFHDLASRSFFERSRLNHQYYVIHDMMHDLAESVSIDKCARIEDGEFQHSIPSTVRHLSICTKNLEPGKLAGVGSYNKLLSLTIMKNIELDLRSVIHCWFQQLTNIQLLDLNTCEIEELPDSIGNLKQLRYLDISYTGIRRLPKSFCCLHNMLFLFIKGCRFEGFPDGFANLINLRHIDIESNMFSAITEIGKLTSLQELPCFEVLKEDGHGIGELKDLTQLHRSLVVKNLENVESVEDAYQAKLDNKEYLNELVLEWSLSRNARSRCSSYFAMDEEVLEALRPHSKLKELEIRWYRGMLPPSWLCTQMLPCLVKLSIQHCPNLLNLSCLPPSLRVLELVNVGLRSLPILWDEGSTDKRISGQKCNKGIMSSLSMLSIRLCPKLASLAQLSPHHLPAVKSICIKHCTELVSLPVESFGGFIFLEFLDITDCPNFPCPRKMVLPSSIKRLTLDSCGYLGESLPGCLQYLSHLMFLNIWCCPHIESLTGQVFHHLRALKCLYISECPELRSLSGLEALTSLQELTILKCPHLAESESFSDTKEQQKGMPLLELTIDNTALLQLLSLRNLFSSSSNHSLNLAIWESCESVMFVGEDEEWLQIFKTLRVLSFMSCANLKSLPSWLRSLTFLEKLRICNCPHIILPRKENLPTSLKDLCFDD from the coding sequence ATGGCTCTGGGCTTCGTTGCATCTCAAGGAAACGTGCGAATGGAAGATCTGGCAACGACCTACTTTCATGACTTGGCAAGTAGGTCCTTCTTTGAGCGATCCCGGTTGAACCATCAATATTATGTAATCCATGATATGATGCATGATCTGGCAGAATCTGTTTCAATAGACAAATGTGCCAGGATAGAAGATGGTGAATTTCAACATAGTATCCCTTCTACTGTTCGCCATCTATCAATATGTACCAAAAACCTCGAACCTGGAAAGTTAGCAGGCGTAGGTAGCTATAATAAGTTGCTTTCACTTACGATAATGAAGAATATTGAACTTGATTTGAGGTCCGTAATTCATTGCTGGTTTCAACAGCTCACAAATATTCAATTGTTGGATCTGAACACTTGTGAGATTGAAGAGCTACCTGATAGTATAGGCAATTTAAAGCAGCTCCGGTACCTTGACATATCTTATACTGGTATTAGAAGGTTACCTAAGTCCTTTTGTTGCCTTCATAATATGCTGTTTTTGTTCATAAAGGGGTGCAGATTTGAGGGTTTTCCTGATGGTTTTGCCAATCTGATCAACTTGCGGCATATTGATATTGAATCAAATATGTTTTCAGCGATAACTGAGATTGGGAAGCTGACTTCTCTTCAGGAATTGCCATGTTTTGAAGTTCTAAAGGAGGACGGGCATGGTATTGGAGAATTAAAGGATTTGACTCAGCTTCATCGAAGTTTGGTAGTCAAAAATCTTGAGAATGTTGAGAGTGTGGAAGATGCTTACCAGGCTAAGTTGGACAACAAGGAGTACCTTAATGAGTTGGTCCTTGAATGGTCTCTTAGTAGAAATGCTAGATCGAGATGCAGCAGCTACTTTGCTATGGATGAGGAGGTGCTTGAGGCTCTCCGGCCACATTCGAAACTGAAAGAGCTGGAAATCAGATGGTATAGAGGTATGCTACCTCCCAGTTGGCTATGTACACAGATGTTGCCTTGCTTGGTTAAACTCTCTATTCAACATTGCCCCAATCTTTTGAATTTATCTTGCCTCCCGCCTTCCCTCAGAGTGTTAGAGTTGGTAAATGTGGGCTTGCGCTCACTTCCCATACTGTGGGATGAAGGTTCAACCGACAAGCGCATAAGTGGACAAAAGTGCAACAAAGGCATAATGTCATCCCTCTCTATGTTATCCATTCGATTGTGCCCAAAACTTGCAAGTCTTGCACAGTTGTCACCTCACCACCTACCGGCTGTAAAATCAATATGCATCAAACATTGTACAGAGCTAGTTTCCCTGCCAGTGGAAAGTTTTGGGGGCTTTATCTTTCTCGAGTTCTTGGATATAACAGACTGCCCCAACTTCCCTTGCCCAAGGAAAATGGTCTTACCATCCTCCATCAAAAGATTGACTCTAGATTCATGTGGTTATCTTGGTGAATCACTTCCCGGCTGCCTACAGTACCTAAGCCATCTCATGTTCTTAAACATATGGTGCTGTCCACACATAGAATCCCTCACCGGGCAAGTGTTCCATCATCTGAGAGCTCTCAAGTGCTTATATATTAGCGAATGTCCAGAGCTAAGGTCTTtaagtggattagaggctcTCACGTCTCTGCAAGAGTTGACTATTCTGAAGTGTCCCCATCTCGCTGAATCAGAGTCATTCTCTGACACGAAAGAGCAGCAGAAGGGTATGCCACTGCTCGAGCTGACCATTGACAACACTGCCCTTCTTCAACTTCTGTCTCtaagaaatttattttcctcttcCTCAAATCATTCCTTAAATCTTGCAATCTGGGAATCTTGTGAATCTGTGATGtttgttggagaggatgaggAATGGTTGCAAATTTTCAAAACACTCCGGGTATTATCTTTTATGAGTTGTGCCAATCTTAAGTCGCTGCCAAGTTGGTTACGTAGCCTGACCTTCCTAGAAAAGTTGAGAATTTGTAATTGTCCTCATATCATCTTGCCGCGGAAGGAGAACTTGCCTACCTCTTTAAAAGACTTATGCTTTGACGATTGA
- the LOC109708167 gene encoding protein LURP-one-related 10-like, giving the protein MDVASASSSLAIVGPQYCAPYPLQLIFAEKAPGVKRKNLAVTDIFGNLIFRTEKAGSLFAHQRVIVDAATGYVILSAEKKMMNLNEEWHVFRGNSFDPRDLLFTVQRTAAVQIKTDLNVFLATNMRKDAFDFKVEGSYYMGSCKISSSDSSVIAEMSKEDTKLKKGSVAVSVDPNTDFAFVAALMVIRHEFHVEGKKMIFTAAFSGGTSVPATVAKLALRRLT; this is encoded by the exons ATGGATGTAGCTTCGGCAAGTTCTTCTTTGGCCATTGTAGGCCCTCAGTACTGTGCTCCATATCCACTGCAGCTCATCTTCGCCGAGAAGGCTCCCGGAGTGAAGCGTAAAAACCTCGCCGTCACCGATATCTTCGGCAATCTCATCTTCAGGACCGAGAAAGCCGGCTCGCTTTTCGCCCACCAGCGTGTAATTGTTGATGCCGCCACCGGTTATGTTATCCTCTCTGCTGAGAAgaag atgaTGAATCTGAATGAAGAGTGGCATGTATTCAGAGGCAACAGCTTTGACCCGAGAGATCTGTTATTCACTGTTCAAAGGACTGCGGCGGTTCAGATCAAGACCGATCTGAACGTGTTCTTGGCGACGAACATGCGAAAAGATGCGTTCGATTTCAAAGTAGAAGGAAGCTACTACATGGGCTCATGCAAGATCTCCAGCAGTGACTCCTCCGTAATCGCAGAa ATGAGCAAGGAGGACACGAAGCTGAAGAAGGGATCCGTCGCCGTGTCCGTcgaccccaacaccgacttcgCTTTTGTCGCTGCGCTCATGGTGATACGCCATGAGTTCCACGTagaggggaagaagatgatcttcacCGCGGCGTTCTCAGGTGGCACCTCTGTTCCTGCCACCGTTGCCAAACTAGCCCTACGCCGACTCACCTAG
- the LOC109707114 gene encoding disease resistance protein RGA2-like has protein sequence MLSVEGDTIVSSIKPQVFGNEEKESLIQLLLRSADGSGSSKSNFSVLSIVGDEGVGKTALAKLVYNDPRVQKHFELKIWVCASESLDVKQLIKEIITESGTEEKQSILTDLDSLQLILKGKMMSRRFVLVLDDVRIIDSSEWQKLYVALNHGLQGSILFVTARSLEIANQLDTSYPIFLVGLTDDVISQASDLTKSEIIRSWRALVGGLPPSYRDLH, from the coding sequence ATGCTGTCGGTGGAAGGGGACACGATCGTCTCCTCAATTAAGCCTCAAGTGTTTGGCAACGAAGAGAAGGAGTCTCTAATACAACTGCTGCTGAGGAGTGCTGATGGATCTGGATCTAGCAAATCCAACTTTTCCGTTCTGTCTATAGTCGGCGATGAAGGGGTAGGAAAGACTGCTTTGGCTAAGCTTGTGTACAATGATCCACGGGTGCAGAAGcactttgagctgaaaatttggGTTTGTGCTTCTGAGTCCCTTGATGTGAAACAGCTGATCAAAGAGATAATAACAGAGTCTGGCACCGAGGAGAAACAATCCATCCTCACCGATTTAGACTCTCTTCAATTGATCCTAAAGGGGAAGATGATGTCAAGAAGGTTTGTTCTGGTCCTTGATGATGTGCGGATTATAGATAGTAGCGAATGGCAGAAGCTCTATGTGGCGCTGAATCACGGGCTTCAAGGAAGCATACTTTTTGTGACTGCTCGGTCTCTAGAGATTGCTAACCAATTGGATACATCATATCCAATCTTTCTGGTAGGTTTGACGGATGATGTCATATCGCAAGCATCTGATCTTACAAAGTCAGAAATCATCCGGAGTTGGAGGGCATTGGTAGGAGGGTTGCCGCCAAGTTACAGGGATCTCCATTAG
- the LOC109708212 gene encoding cytochrome P450 716B1-like, protein MDTTVLILLFLSSLPLFYLLAKQKPPKKKLPPGPFGFPVIGQSLSLFRALRTNTGEQWLEQKVRKFGPVLKLSLFGHPTVFLAGQAANKLVFGNDTLTPRQTRSFTSIMGRQTMREMIGDDHRRLRAAFGQFLKPDVLKKYVSKIDEEVRYHIKMNWTGQQTVTVTPLMKCLTFDIMCSLIFGLDRGDTRQALATELVDMVAGMWSIPLNIPFTRFNKSMKASRRARRILSKVIQERRRNLDHGLCSPHADLITCLLSLNQEGCGNEALSEEEIIDNTIFAMVAGHDTTAVLITFMIRQLAKDPAIHAKVAREQEGIAKSKTPGETLTWDDLNKMKYTWRVALETLRMIPPVFGSFRKALKDVEFNGYLIPKGWHVFWASSMTQMNADIFHEPHKFDPTRFENQSSIPPYCFIAFGGGSRICPGNEFARIETLVAMHYIVTQFRWKLSGEDDGFTRYPLPSPSQGLTIKLEPKGDM, encoded by the exons ATGGATACAACAGTTTTGATACTTCTCTTCCTTTCCTCACTCCCCCTGTTTTATCTTCTAGCCAAACAAAAGCCACCCAAGAAGAAGCTACCACCTGGCCCCTTCGGCTTCCCGGTCATTGGCCAGAGCCTGAGCCTTTTCCGGGCCCTGAGAACCAACACTGGCGAGCAATGGCTCGAGCAGAAAGTACGCAAATTCGGGCCGGTTTTAAAGCTATCGCTGTTCGGCCATCCGACGGTCTTTCTCGCCGGCCAGGCAGCGAACAAGCTCGTGTTCGGTAATGACACTCTTACGCCTCGCCAGACGAGATCGTTCACGAGTATTATGGGGAGGCAGACGATGAGGGAGATGATCGGCGACGATCACCGCAGGCTAAGGGCGGCGTTCGGGCAGTTTCTGAAGCCCGACGTGCTGAAAAAGTATGTCAGCAAGATCGACGAGGAGGTTCGGTATCACATCAAGATGAACTGGACTGGACAGCAAACCGTCACG GTAACGCCCTTGATGAAGTGTCTCACGTTCGACATCATGTGCTCCCTCATCTTCGGCCTAGATCGCGGCGATACAAGACAAGCACTGGCCACAGAGTTGGTGGACATGGTCGCCGGTATGTGGTCGATTCCGCTGAACATACCGTTTACGCGCTTCAATAAGAGCATGAAGGCGAGCCGAAGGGCCCGCAGAATACTTTCTAAGGTCATACAAGAAAGGAGGAGAAACCTGGATCATGGACTCTGCTCTCCCCATGCAGACCTCATTACTTGCTTGCTTAGCTTAAATCAAGAAGGATGTGGAAATGAAGCTTTAAGTGAGGAGGAGATCATCGACAACACGATCTTCGCCATGGTCGCCGGTCACGACACGACGGCCGTCCTCATCACTTTCATGATCCGCCAGCTCGCGAAAGATCCGGCCATCCATGCTAAGGTTGCTCGAG AGCAAGAAGGGATTGCCAAGAGCAAAACCCCTGGAGAAACTCTAACATGGGATGACCTCAACAAGATGAAGTACACATGGAGAGTAGCACTAGAGACTTTGCGGATGATTCCTCCGGTATTTGGGAGCTTCAGAAAAGCTCTTAAAGATGTCGAATTCAACGGATATCTCATACCAAAAGGATGGCAT GTTTTTTGGGCATCAAGCATGACGCAAATGAATGCAGATATTTTCCATGAACCGCATAAGTTTGATCCTACGCGCTTCGAGAATCAATCATCCATACCGCCTTATTGTTTTATAGCATTCGGAGGAGGTTCGCGTATATGCCCTGGTAATGAGTTTGCGAGAATAGAGACATTAGTAGCAATGCACTACATAGTCACTCAATTCAGATGGAAATTATCAGGCGAAGATGACGGCTTTACGCGGTATCCATTGCCGTCGCCTTCTCAAGGGCTTACTATCAAACTCGAGCCAAAGGGAGATATGTGA
- the LOC109707452 gene encoding cytochrome P450 716B1-like: MATIILILLFLSSLPLFYLLTKQKPSNKKLPPGSFGFPVIGQSLSFLRALRANNGHQWLEQKVRKFGPVLKLSLFGRPTIFLAGPAANKLVFGNDAFTPHQLTSFTRIMGRRTMREMVGDDHRQIRAAVGQFLKPEVLKMYVNKIDEEVRYHIKMNWTGHQTVTVMPLIKCLTFDVICSLVFGLDRGHTRQALAKEFVDVIAGMWSIPVNLPFTRFNKSLRASRRARRILSEVIQEKRRKLEHGLCPPHADLITCLLSLSQEGCGNEALTEEEIVDNTIFVMVAGHDTTAILITFMIRQLEKDPAIYARVAQEQEEIAQSKAPGEALTWDDLNKMKYTWRVALETLRMIPPVFWSFRKVLKDVEFNGYLIPEGWQVLRTTSMTQMNAEIFPEPHKFDPTRFENQSSVPPYSFIAFGGGSRICPANEFARIETLTAMYYIVAQFRWKLSGKDDSFSRYPLPSPSEGLPIKLEPKGDM; this comes from the exons ATGGCTACGATAATTTTGATACTTCTGTTCCTTTCCTCACTCCCCCTGTTTTATCTACTAACCAAACAAAAGCCATCCAATAAGAAGCTGCCACCTGGCTCCTTCGGCTTCCCGGTCATTGGCCAGAGCCTGAGCTTTCTCCGGGCCCTGAGGGCCAACAATGGTCATCAATGGCTTGAGCAGAAAGTTCGCAAATTCGGGCCGGTTTTAAAGCTATCGCTGTTCGGCCGTCCGACAATCTTTCTTGCCGGCCCAGCGGCAAACAAGCTTGTGTTCGGTAACGACGCTTTTACGCCTCACCAGCTGACATCATTCACGAGGATTATGGGGAGGCGGACGATGAGGGAGATGGTAGGCGACGATCACCGCCAGATAAGGGCGGCGGTCGGGCAGTTTCTGAAGCCTGAGGTGCTGAAAATGTATGTCAACAAGATCGACGAGGAGGTTCGGTATCATATCAAGATGAACTGGACTGGACATCAAACCGTCACG GTTATGCCATTGATCAAGTGTCTCACATTCGACGTGATCTGCTCCCTCGTCTTTGGCCTAGATCGTGGCCATACAAGACAAGCACTAGCCAAAGAGTTCGTCGACGTGATCGCTGGTATGTGGTCGATTCCCGTGAACTTACCATTTACGCGCTTCAACAAGAGCCTGCGGGCGAGCCGGAGGGCCCGCAGAATACTCTCTGAGGTCATAcaagaaaagaggagaaaactGGAGCACGGACTCTGCCCTCCCCATGCAGACCTTATTACTTGCTTGCTTAGCTTAAGTCAGGAAGGATGTGGAAATGAAGCTTTAACTGAGGAGGAGATCGTCGACAACACGATCTTCGTCATGGTCGCCGGTCACGACACGACGGCCATCCTCATCACTTTCATGATCCGCCAGCTCGAGAAAGATCCAGCCATCTATGCTAGGGTTGCTCAAG AGCAAGAAGAGATCGCGCAGAGCAAAGCCCCCGGAGAAGCCCTAACATGGGATGACCTCAACAAGATGAAGTACACATGGAGAGTAGCACTCGAGACCTTGCGGATGATTCCTCCAGTCTTTTGGAGCTTCAGAAAGGTTCTTAAAGACGTCGAATTCAACGGATATCTCATACCAGAAGGATGGCAA GTTCTTCGGACAACAAGCATGACGCAGATGAATGCAGAAATTTTCCCCGAACCACACAAGTTTGATCCCACACGCTTTGAGAATCAATCATCTGTACCACCTTACTCTTTTATAGCATTTGGAGGGGGTTCGCGCATATGCCCTGCTAATGAGTTTGCAAGAATAGAGACATTAACAGCAATGTACTACATAGTGGCACAATTCAGATGGAAATTATCAGGCAAAGATGACAGCTTTTCGCGGTATCCATTGCCGTCGCCTTCTGAAGGGCTTCCTATCAAACTCGAGCCAAAGGGAGACATGTGA